The Planctellipticum variicoloris DNA window CGGTGACGAGCATCATGCCCCGCGACTGGCCGGCGGGAATCTTCAAGCCGTGGGCGGTGACGCCCTCAGGCAGGCCCTCCATCACCAGCTCGATGTCGCCGTCGAAGCCATCCCGTCGCACGGCGACGACTTCCAGCGCCATCGTCGCTCCGCCGCGAAGGGCCAGAGGTTTTGACAGGGCGTTTCGATCGCCGTTCCGGAGCTCCATGTGGAGGGCCCAGGCGACCAGGGCGAAGTCGGGAGCGGCCTTGCGGATCACGAGGCGATAGATGTTGCGGGCTTCGTTCCGCGTTCCGCCGAACAGATCCTGCAGTTGCAGGCGATGGAGCCCGTCCGCCTTGATGACCAGTTTCCCGAGGATGTCCGAGCTCCCCGCGTTGTAGGGGGGGCCGTCGTAGGCGTAGCCGTTGCTGGAGACCTTGACCGGGCTGGGGATGTCGCTGAACTCGGCGACGTCGGTCAGCGTTTCGCCGTCCGGCGTGCGGGTCACGTGCTGGACGAGGATCGCCGGGTCGGTGGGGCGGCCGAAGCGTTCCGACGCGACTTCAACCCACCACTCTTCGCCCTTCTTCGCTTCGAACTCGAAGACGTCGACGTCGGCGGCCGGGAAGAAGCTTCCCGCGATATCGCAGGGCAGGGTGATTTTCTGCGCCTTTGCGCTGCCATTGTTCGGCTCGGCTTCCGCCAGCTCGGCTTCGCCGCGGAGGCCCTCGGGGGGCCATGAGAAGGAGTTGACGGTTTTGGTCGAGGGCTGGCGGACGATCGGCGTACCTGCCGGCTGCTCCCAGACGCCGAGGCGATAGAAATAGGCGGGGCCGCCTTTGAACGTCAGCTCGTGCACCTTGATCACATACTTGCCGTCGTCGGGGACGTTGAAGTCCAGCACGCCCCCGCGGCGCTCGACCAGCAGGTCGCGGCCGGCGGCGTCGGCGATGATCACCACGCCGTCGAGCTTGGAATCGACGCCGCCGGTAGCGCAGTCAACGATGACACGTTGCCCCTTCCGCCCGTCGAACGTGTAGTGGTCGACGGCCCGCACCGTCATGACGGCGTTGCAGACGGAGTTGACCGGCAGTTCCATCGCGGTCGCCAGCGACGTGTTGGGCTTCGTCTGCACGACTTCCGGCAATGAGCCGACCGAGAAGACACGGGACGACGAAACGCCCAGCCGGGTCAGAATGCGGGCTTCGTAGACGCCGATCGGACAATCGTCGGCGATCGCGACGACGTACTTGTTCGGTACGGGCTGACCCGCCGGATCGAGCTTCCGCGTCGCGGTGATGCGGGGATCGGAGAAGACGAGCTGATCGGCGGCGTCGAGATGGTCTCCGGTGATTGTGATTTCGACCTGGGTTCCGACCTTGCCCCCCATCGGCATGGTGGTCAGCAGACGGGGTGCGGGGAGGCAGACCGACTGGGCGGGCAATGCCGAAGCGACGCACAACGTCGCCACGCAGAAAACTGTCAGACGATACATGGAATTCATCTCCGCTGCTCTTCCGGTCCATTCACGCAAGCATCGCAGCATATCCACCCTCTTGCGGCTAATGGTTGAACAGGAATTCTTTGGTATTGATCAGCGCCCAGATCAGATCCTGGAAGTTGTCGGCCGCCTCCTTCTGCGGGTCGATCGTTTTCCCGTCGGCGTCGGCGCGGGGTTCGGTCAGATAGTCGAGCGACGTCTTCAGCTCGTCGGGGCGCGGCTGGCGTGAGAAGGCCGCCAGGTACAGCTCGCGGACCTTTGCCTCGGGCGTCCGATCGTCCTTCGCGATCCGCACGGCGCGACCGTTGGGGTTGCCGAGCTTCGCCTTGATGTCGGCCGCATTGAGCAGATGCAGGCTTTGGGCGAGGCTCGACGATTGGACCCGTTCGCATTCGCAGACGCTTTCGCCCTCCGGGCGTCCGAAGACTCTGAGGAACGGCGAAGATCTGTTGTAACTGTTGTCGGGGAGCGCCACCGCCCGCGTCCCGGCCGGCAGATTGGCAAAGTCGGTCTGCGACTCGGTCAGCCGGTCGATTGCGTCGAGCAGGACTTCGGCCTGCAGCCGCCGGGGATAGTATCGCGAGTAGTTCTGCCGGTCGGAGAGGTTGTGTTCGTTGGGCGCGGCGCTCAACTGATAGGCTTGCGAGCGCGTGATGACCCGGACCAGCTCTTTCAGGTCGAAGCCGCTGGCGATGAAGTGTTTCTCGAGAGCGGCCAGCAGTTCCGGGTTGGTCGGGGGATTCGTATCGCGGATGTCGTCCTCGGGCTCGATCAGACCCCGCTGGAAGAAGTGCTTCCAGTAGCGATTCACGAGCGACTTTGCGAAGAACGGGTTTTCCGGGGTGCTCATCCAGTCGGCGAGCCGCAGGCGGGGATCTTCGTCCGCCGTCATCGGCGGGATGGCGTCCCCCAGCGCGGCGGGCTTCAGCGGCAGGCCGGTTTTGATATTGGTGGCGGCGGCGATGCCGCGCTTGTGGAAGATCAGATCCTCGCCGCGCGTCGACGACGGCTTTCGGCCAACCTGGCTGAAGAAGGCCGCCAGCGAGTAGTAGTCGTCCTGACTCCAGCGTTCGAACGGGTGGTGATGGCACTGGGCGCACTGCATCCGGACGCCCAGAAAGAGCTGGGCGACGTCTTCGATCTGATCCTTCGGCTCTTTGACTCGCTTGTACCAGGCCACCGGCGGATTGCCGATCACCGTCCCGGTTGCCGCCAGCAGTTCGCGGACGAACTGGTCGTACGGCTTGTTGGCGAGCAGGCTGTCGCGGACCCAGGCATGGAAGGCGAAGTTGGAGACGATGTCGCTGGTGTCGTCGCGACGATTCTTCAGCAGCGCGGTCCACTTGTTGGCGAAATAGTCCGCGTAGTCGGGGCTGCGCAGCAGCTCGTCGATGGCGTGGTCCCGTTTCTCGGGATCGGTGCTGGCCAGGAAGGCGGTCGCTTCCTGCTCCGTGGGAAGTCGCCCGCCGATATCGAGCGTGACTCGCCGCAGGAACGTCGCATCGTCGCAAACTGAGGATGGGGGGACGCCGAGCGCTTTCAGATTGCCAAAAACGAACTCGTCGACAAAGTTCCGGGAGGGAGGCAGATTCTCGACCGGCGCTCCGAGCGGGACCGAGGCGCTGAAGACCGCGACCTGGCCCTGGTAACGAACCATGACGGCGACGTTCCCGGAAAGATCGAGGATCTTGACGAGCCCGCGATCGGAGACCTCGGCCATGCTCCGGTCGTTGGATTCGTAGAGCGCCTGTTCGGTGACGTCGCGTTCGCTGCCGTCCGAGTATCGGGCCAGTACCTTGAGCTGCTGTTCGCCGTGACGGGCGATCGAGCCCCGCCTGGGCTGGACTTCGAACGACTGAAGTTTCGGGTCGCTCTCCTTGTCATATGCGGCGCCCTGTCGAATCCATTCGCGCAGGAGGGAGTAGCCTTCGGAAGCGGCGTCCAGACGGGCGCCGCCGCCGTGCGGCATCTGGCCGGAGGCCTTGAGCAGCAGCAGGCTGCGATCGGGAACGCCGGCGAAGAGTCGACGACCGCGCCCCTCCTTGACCAGATGTTCGAAGTCTTCCTGCGGCTCGAACCCGAGCAGCGACAGTTGGAATCCGTTCTGTCCGCCCCCGGCTTTGGCGTGGCAGACGCCCACATTGCAGCCGGCCTTCGTCAGGACCGGCATGACGTCGTTGACGAAGCTGACGGTTCGATCGGCGGCCTGTGCGGATTGCGGGGCGAGCGCGATGAGCAGCCCCCCGACGACGGCGAGGACGAGATCTCCCGGCAGGAAACGGCGTCGGCGATAGTGGTGGAGGAAGGTCATTTCAGTTCCGCGGAAGGCTGGCAGGCGGGAGGGCGGGGTGGATGATCGACTTCGATTATAGCTTGTTCCAAGCTCGGATTCGGCCGAATCCATCAGCAAAATTTAATATGTCAGAGGGATTCGCGTCAACGGTCGATTCATTTCCTCGCGGACAACCGCAAAAAACGGTCCCGTCGGGGCTGAGGGCAAAAGTTCGGCGGCGGAAGTCGCGCAGGGGCTCGGAAAATGCGGCCTGGAGCGCGTTTACAGGTCTGGCGGAATGGTCGTCGACAGAACGCCGAGTGCCGGTTTCGTCAGCCGGACTGCAAATCTCCTTGGCGGACGACATGGGGTCGGCATATACTTGCAGCGGTTGATTCGTGAATTTGAGAGCCAGCATGACCGCCAGCCATCAGACCCGACGCACTCGCCAGCCCCTCTGGGCGTGGCTGAGGCTGTGTCTGCTGCTGACCCTCTGGCAGGCGCCGGTTCCGCTGGTGCACGCCCACGAGACGGGGGGCTGGGACCACGCTGCGCTTGCGCGGCACGTTCACGAGTTCCACGGCGACGCGGCCGTCCCGGGCGAATGCGAGTGGCACTGGCATCTCGTCCTCCCGGCCTGGGGTTGTCCAGCGGTCCCGACGGAGTCCGATGACGAGCCGGCGGGGCCGGTGCAGTTCGACGTCACCGTCGTCCGACTCGATGACTCGGTCGATCGGGATGCCACCGTCGCGAGCGACGCGGACGAGATCGACTGGCGGTCTCCACGGTTCGAGCTGTCGGCGCAGCGCATGTCGGCGACGGCGGGCAGCTCGTTTCTGACGACCTATTCCATCGACGTACCCCTGCATCAGCTCCTGCGGGTCATCCGCTGCTGATCGCCGCCGTCGGACGCCTCTCTGGTACGTCCGGCGGGGAATCGATGAGTCTTCCGGCAGCGCACGCTTTGCGCCTGCCGACGCCGGCCGGGTGAGTTGCGCCAGTTCTTCATGCGCACGCCCGTCTGTAGTTCAGGCCGTGATCTGAAGGGTGCGCGCGATGAAGCGGTTATGGTCGATTCTGTTGACGGGTGTTCTGCTGGCGGCCGGCGGGTTCGCCGCATGGCGTTTCGGTCCGGATCTGCTGGCGTCGAAGGAGGCAGAGCCGGAACCGGCTCCCGAGGTCGAGACGCGTCCCAAAGATCGCGTCGCGTTAACGGAAGCCAAGGCCGATGCGGCGCATTTGAAGATCGAGGAGGTCACCCGACGGTCGCTGGTTCCTCAGCGCTGGGTTCCGGGACGGATCGACTACAACGCCCGACGGCAT harbors:
- a CDS encoding PPC domain-containing protein encodes the protein MYRLTVFCVATLCVASALPAQSVCLPAPRLLTTMPMGGKVGTQVEITITGDHLDAADQLVFSDPRITATRKLDPAGQPVPNKYVVAIADDCPIGVYEARILTRLGVSSSRVFSVGSLPEVVQTKPNTSLATAMELPVNSVCNAVMTVRAVDHYTFDGRKGQRVIVDCATGGVDSKLDGVVIIADAAGRDLLVERRGGVLDFNVPDDGKYVIKVHELTFKGGPAYFYRLGVWEQPAGTPIVRQPSTKTVNSFSWPPEGLRGEAELAEAEPNNGSAKAQKITLPCDIAGSFFPAADVDVFEFEAKKGEEWWVEVASERFGRPTDPAILVQHVTRTPDGETLTDVAEFSDIPSPVKVSSNGYAYDGPPYNAGSSDILGKLVIKADGLHRLQLQDLFGGTRNEARNIYRLVIRKAAPDFALVAWALHMELRNGDRNALSKPLALRGGATMALEVVAVRRDGFDGDIELVMEGLPEGVTAHGLKIPAGQSRGMMLVTAHQNAPRAMTNATFYGRSKIGDAVVTRPCKLASMAWPVADAWGEIPSPRLLADVPVSVSGFDFAPLSIAPSDKNVVEVTAGTKLKIPLVQTRRSEFSGATMQLKTTGAGFERVPAFDVSLTADAGEAVLDLETLKTPPGDYLIAFYGSAVAKYRHNPDAVAAAEAARLKAEQEVMALDAEAKKLAEAAAAAAVETKDEAAKAVEAIAVRQKAAAAALAAAAEQVKQATAVAQPRDIVDIVVSEPIAIRVKPAESK
- a CDS encoding DUF1549 domain-containing protein, producing the protein MTFLHHYRRRRFLPGDLVLAVVGGLLIALAPQSAQAADRTVSFVNDVMPVLTKAGCNVGVCHAKAGGGQNGFQLSLLGFEPQEDFEHLVKEGRGRRLFAGVPDRSLLLLKASGQMPHGGGARLDAASEGYSLLREWIRQGAAYDKESDPKLQSFEVQPRRGSIARHGEQQLKVLARYSDGSERDVTEQALYESNDRSMAEVSDRGLVKILDLSGNVAVMVRYQGQVAVFSASVPLGAPVENLPPSRNFVDEFVFGNLKALGVPPSSVCDDATFLRRVTLDIGGRLPTEQEATAFLASTDPEKRDHAIDELLRSPDYADYFANKWTALLKNRRDDTSDIVSNFAFHAWVRDSLLANKPYDQFVRELLAATGTVIGNPPVAWYKRVKEPKDQIEDVAQLFLGVRMQCAQCHHHPFERWSQDDYYSLAAFFSQVGRKPSSTRGEDLIFHKRGIAAATNIKTGLPLKPAALGDAIPPMTADEDPRLRLADWMSTPENPFFAKSLVNRYWKHFFQRGLIEPEDDIRDTNPPTNPELLAALEKHFIASGFDLKELVRVITRSQAYQLSAAPNEHNLSDRQNYSRYYPRRLQAEVLLDAIDRLTESQTDFANLPAGTRAVALPDNSYNRSSPFLRVFGRPEGESVCECERVQSSSLAQSLHLLNAADIKAKLGNPNGRAVRIAKDDRTPEAKVRELYLAAFSRQPRPDELKTSLDYLTEPRADADGKTIDPQKEAADNFQDLIWALINTKEFLFNH